Proteins encoded together in one Festucalex cinctus isolate MCC-2025b chromosome 8, RoL_Fcin_1.0, whole genome shotgun sequence window:
- the LOC144024537 gene encoding unconventional myosin-VIIa-like isoform X7, protein MVILQQGDYVWLDLKSGREFEVPIGAVVKLCDSGQIQVVDDEGNEHWISPQNATNIKPMHPTSIHGVEDMIRLGDLNEAGILRNLLIRYSEKLIYTNCGGRTYTGSILVAINPYQLLPIYTADQIRLYTNKKIGEMPPHIFAIADNCYFNMQRNNRDQCCIISGESGAGKTESTKLILQFLAAISGQHSWIEQQVLEANPILEAFGNAKTIRNDNSSRFGKYIDIHFNKRGAIEGAKIEQYLLEKSRVCRQAQDERNYHIFYCMLKGMAADEKKKLGLSKATDYTYLTIGKCTVCDGRDDMKEYSNIRSAMKVLMFTDKENWEICKLLASILHMGNLRYEARTYDNLDACEVVRSPHLSTTSTLLEVDGKDLMNCLTSRTLITRGETVSTPLSMEQAVDVRDAFVKGIYGRLFVWIVEKINAAIYKPSSSHSKVVRRSIGLLDIFGFENFTVNSFEQLCINFANENLQQFFVRHVFKLEQEEYNLENINWQHIEFTDNQDALDMIAIKPMNIISLIDEESRFPKGTDSTMLNKLNFQHKVNSNYIPPKNNHETQFGIQHFAGVVYYETRGFLEKNRDTLYGDIIQLVHSSKNKFIKQIFQADVAMFLCGFAPCLHLPSSPLPKGAETRKRSPTLSSQFKKSLELLMRTLSVCQPFFVRCIKPNEHKKPMLFDRDLCVRQLRYSGMMETIRIRRAGYPIRYTFVEFVDRYRVLMPGVKPAYKQEDLRGTCQRIAEAVLGRDDDWQMGKTKIFLKDHHDMLLEIERDKAITDKVILIQKVVRGFKDRSNFLRMRKSAMLIQKTWRGYQCRKNYGAMRAGFSRLQALVRSRKLCASYHVARQRISGFQGRCRGFLVRRAFRHRLWAVIAIQAYTRGMIARRLYRRLRGEYRRRLEAEKMRLAEETKLRNQMSAKKAKAEAERKHQERLVQLAKEDAEREKKEKEEARRKKELVEQTERARLEPVNDSDMVDKMFGFLGTTSSFPGQEGQAPAGFEDLERSHRQLEEEDLDEALPLPEDEEEEDLSEYKFAKYAATYFQGSTTHTYVRRPLKQPLLFHEDEGEQLAALAVWITVLRFMGDLPEPKYHTAISDGSEKIPVMTKIYETLGKKTYKRELQALQGEGETPQSDSHRKNSIRHKLVSLTLKKKSKITEEVTKRLNDGEPGLHGNSMLEDRPTSNLEKLHFIIGNGILRPTLRDEIYCQICKQLSQNPSKSSHARGWILISLCVGCFAPSDKFLKYLRNFINSGPPGYAPYCEERLRRTFVNGTRTQPPSWLELQATKSKKPIMLPVTFMDGTTKTLLTDSATTAKELCNTLSDKISLNDRFGFSLYIALFDKVSSLGSGNDHVMDAVSQCEQYAKEQGAQERNAPWRLFFRKEIFTPWHCASDDTVATNLIYQQTVRGVKFGEYRCDRDDLAELASQQYYVDYGSEVLLERLLSLIPSYIPDREISTSRTVEKWAHFIMAAHKKGIYTQKRFDPQKVKEEVVDFARHKWPLLFSRFYEAFKFSGPSLPKNELIVAVNWTGVYFVDEQEQVLLELSFPEITAVSSSRGGKLQSQSFTLATIKGEEYTFTSNNAEDIRDLVVTFLEGLRNRSKFVVALQDSPNQNAEPSTFLSFQKGDLILLDQDTGEHVLNSGWAHGVNERTSQRGDFPADSVYVLPTMTRAQQDIVALVTMTPDQRQQSVRVSQLVLPDSEDSVKAYTLEEFSYDYFRPPPKHTLSRVMVTKNRGKDKLWSCTREPLKQPLLKKVLQHEELAQEACMAFVAVMKYMGDYPSKRTRSVNELTDQIFEGALKAEALKDEILCQIIKQLTDNHVKYSEEKGWELLWLCSGLFPPSNVLLPHVQRFLQSKKQHPLAADCMQRLHKALRPAVDLKKVKRLQRGPNVICGCHGHRNGSRKYPPHLVEVEAIQHKTTQIFHKVYFPDDTDEAFEVESSTKAKDFCQNISTRLLLKSPEGFSLFVKISDKVISVPEGDFFFDFVRHLTDWIKKSRPVKDGAVPSLTYQVFFMKKLWTSTVPGKDSFADSIFHYYQELPKYLRGYHKCSRDEVFQLAALIYRVKFEDDKSHFPAIPKTLRELLPHHLIRQMSPDDWKRSVVAFFNKQAGKSREEAKLMFLKIIYKWPTFGSAFFEVKQTTEPNYPEILLIAINKHGVSLIDPKSKDVLVTHPFTKISNWSSGNTYFHITIGNLVRGSKLLCETSLGYKMDDLLTSYISQMLTAMNKQRSDGTHTK, encoded by the exons GGCGACTACGTGTGGTTGGACCTGAAGAGTGGTCGGGAATTTGAGGTTCCCATTGGCGCAGTGGTCAAACTCTGTGACTCGGGACAGATCCAGGTCGTGGATGATGAAGGAAAT GAGCACTGGATCTCCCCCCAAAATGCCACCAACATCAAGCCCATGCATCCCACCTCCATCCATGGCGTGGAGGACATGATCCGCCTGGGGGACCTCAACGAGGCCGGCATCCTGCGCAACCTGCTCATCAGATACAGCGAGAAGCTCATCTAT ACAAACTGTGGTGGTAGG ACATACACGGGTTCCATCCTGGTGGCCATCAACCCATATCAACTGCTTCCCATCTACACGGCAGACCAGATCCGCCTGTACACCAACAAGAAGATCGGTGAGATGCCTCCTCACATCTTTGCCATCGCAGACAACTGTTACTTCAACATGCAGAGGAACAACCGCGATCAGTGCTGCATCATCAG TGGGGAGTCCGGAGCGGGAAAGACTGAAAGCACCAAGCTGATCCTACAGTTCCTGGCAGCCATCAGCGGTCAACACTCGTGGATCGAGCAGCAGGTCCTGGAGGCCAATCCCATTCTGGAGG CCTTCGGAAACGCAAAGACCATTCGCAACGACAACTCGTCCCGCTTCGGCAAATACATCGACATCCACTTCAACAAGAGAGGAGCCATCGAGGGAGCCAAGATCGAACAGTACCTGCTGGAGAAGTCGCGAGTCTGTCGGCAG GCTCAGGATGAGAGGAACTACCACATCTTCTACTGCATGTTGAAGGGCATGGCGGCGGACGAGAAGAAGAAGCTGGGCCTCAGCAAGGCCACGGACTACACCTACCTCACCATA GGAAAGTGTACCGTATGTGACGGCCGCGATGATATGAAGGAATACTCCAACATCCGCTCGGCCATGAAG GTTCTGATGTTCACAGACAAAGAAAACTGGGAGATCTGCAAACTATTGGCCTCCATTTTACACATGGGCAACCTGCGCTATGAAG CGCGCACCTACGACAACCTGGACGCTTGCGAGGTCGTACGCAGTCCGCATCTTTCGACCACATCAACACTGCTGGAG GTGGACGGCAAGGACCTGATGAACTGCCTAACGAGCAGGACGTTGATCACCAGAGGAGAAACCGTGTCCACGCCACTCAGCATGGAACAAGCTGTGGACGTGCGAGACGCCTTCGTCAAG GGCATTTACGGCCGTCTCTTCGTGTGGATCGTGGAGAAGATCAACGCCGCCATCTACAAGCCTTCGTCCTCGCACAGCAAAGTCGTCAGGCGCTCCATCGGTCTGCTGGACATCTTTGGCTTTGAGAACTTCACCGTCAACAG TTTCGAGCAGCTGTGCATCAACTTCGCCAACGAGAACCTGCAGCAGTTCTTCGTGCGTCACGTGTTCAAACTGGAGCAGGAGGAGTACAACCTGGAGAACATCAACTGGCAGCACATCGAGTTCACCGACAACCAGGACGCCCTGGACATGATCGCCATCAAGCCCATGAACATCATCTCGCTCATCGACGAGGAGAGCCGATTCCCCAAG ggTACAGACAGCACCATGCTGAACAAACTCAACTTCCAGCACAAAGTCAACAGCAACTACATTCCACCCAAGAACAACCACGAGACTCAGTTTGGCATCCAGCACTTTGCCGGGGTGGTCTACTACGAAACCAGAG GCTTCCTTGAGAAGAACCGGGACACGTTATACGGTGACATCATCCAGCTGGTTCACTCGTCCAAGAACAAGTTCATCAAGCAGATTTTCCAGGCTGATGTTGCTATG TTTCTGTGTGGTTTTGCTCCTTGTCTGCATCTTCCATCCAGTCCTCTACCAAAG GGGGCGGAAACCAGGAAGCGTTCTCCCACTCTCAGCAGTCAGTTCAAGAAATCTCTGGAGCTGCTGATGCGAACGTTGAGCGTCTGTCAGCCTTTTTTCGTCCGCTGCATCAAACCCAACGAGCACAAGAAGCCAATG CTGTTTGATCGGGATTTGTGCGTGCGCCAGCTGAGGTACTCGGGAATGATGGAGACCATTCGCATCCGCCGCGCCGGCTACCCCATCCGCTACACCTTTGTGGAGTTTGTGGACCGCTACCGCGTACTCATGCCTGGAGTCAAACCCGCCTACAAGCAG GAGGATCTGAGGGGAACCTGCCAGAGGATCGCAGAGGCCGTGCTCGGCCGAGACGACGACTGGCAGATGGGAAAGACCAAGATCTTCCTCAAG GATCATCATGACATGCTGCTCGAGATCGAGAGAGACAAAGCCATCACGGACAAAGTCATCCTCATACAGAAGGTGGTGCGAGGTTTCAAGGACAG ATCGAACTTCCTGAGGATGAGGAAGTCGGCTATGTTGATCCAGAAGACGTGGCGAGGATATCAGTGCAGAAAGAACTACGGCGCC ATGCGGGCGGGCTTTTCTCGTCTTCAGGCACTGGTGCGCTCCAGGAAACTGTGCGCGTCGTACCACGTGGCTCGCCAGCGCATCAGCGGCTTCCAGGGTCGATGCCGAGGCTTCCTGGTGCGCCGCGCCTTCAGACACCGACTGTGGGCCGTCATCGCCATCCAGGCGTACACCCGAGGGATGATTGCACGCAGGCTCTACCGCAGGCTCAGGGGCGAG TACCGAAGGAGGCTGGAAGCTGAGAAGATGCGTCTGGCGGAGGAGACCAAGCTGAGGAACCAGATGTCTGCCAAGAAAGCCAAGGCTGAAGCGGAACGCAAACATCAG GAGCGTCTAGTCCAGCTGGCCAAAGAGGACGCCGAGCGcgagaagaaggaaaaagaggaggcgaggaggaagAAGGAGCTGGTAGAGCAGACGGAGCGAGCCCGTTTGGAACCCGTCAACGACTCGGACATGGTAGACAAGATGTTCGGTTTCCTGGGGACCACCAGCTCCTTTCCTGGCCAAGAGGGACAAGCTCCTGCCGGCTTTGAG GACTTGGAGAGAAGCCACCGGCAGCTGGAAGAGGAGGACTTGGACGAGGCTCTTCCTTTGccagaggacgaggaggaggaggatttgTCGGAGTACAAGTTTGCCAAGTATGCCGCCACCTACTTCCAGGGAAGCACCACACATACGTACGTCCGGCGACCACTCAAGCAGCCGCTGCTTTTTCACGAGGATGAAGGAGAGCAGCTG GCGGCTTTGGCGGTGTGGATCACGGTGTTGAGGTTCATGGGAGACCTGCCCGAGCCCAAATACCACACAGCAATCAGCGATGGGAGCGAGAAGATTCCGGTCATGACCAAGATCTATGAGACCCTCGGGAAGAAGACGTATAAGAGGGAGCTGCAGGCTCTTcagggggagggggag ACTCCTCAATCTGACAGCCATCGCAAGAACAGCATTCGACACAAGCTGGTCTCTCTCACGCTGAAGAAAAAATCCAAGATCACTGAGGAG GTCACTAAGCGCCTGAATGATGGCGAGCCCggtctccatggcaacagcatgttggAAGACCGGCCAACATCAAACCTGGAGAAACTTCACTTCATCATCGGAAATGGCATCCTGAGGCCAACGctgag GGATGAGATCTACTGTCAGATCTGCAAACAGCTGAGTCAGAACCCATCCAAGAGCTCGCACGCTCGAGGTTGGATCCTCATCAGTTTGTGCGTCGGCTGCTTCGCACCATCCGACAAGTTCCTCAAG TATCTAAGGAACTTCATCAACAGTGGGCCACCAGGTTATGCTCCATACTGTGAAGAAAGGCTGAGAAGAACCTTCGTGAATGGCACCAGAACACAACCTCCATCCTGGCTGGAGCTACAG GCAACCAAGTCCAAGAAACCCATCATGCTTCCGGTGACGTTCATGGACGGAACCACCAAAACGCTGCTGACAGACTCGGCGACCACCGCCAAGGAGCTCTGCAACACATTATCCGACAAGATCAGTCTCAATGACCGATTCGGCTTCTCGCTCTACATCGCACTTTTCGATAAG GTGTCGTCTTTGGGCAGCGGGAACGACCACGTGATGGACGCCGTGTCGCAGTGCGAGCAGTACGCCAAGGAGCAGGGAGCCCAGGAGAGGAACGCCCCCTGGAGGCTCTTCTTCAGGAAAGAGATCTTCACGCCGTGGCACTGCGCCTCTGACGACACAGTTGCCACCAATCTCATCTACCAGCAAACCGTCAGGGGCGTCAAATTTGGAGAGTACCGCTGTGACCGG GACGACCTAGCGGAACTGGCGTCCCAGCAGTACTATGTGGATTATGGCTCAGAGGTCCTGCTGGAGCGCCTGCTGAGTCTCATCCCGTCCTACATCCCTGATCGAGAGATCAGCACATCCCGAACGGTGGAGAAGTGGGCTCACTTCATCATGGCGGCACACAAAAAG GGCATATACACCCAGAAGAGGTTTGATCCCCAGAAAGTGAAAGAGGAAGTGGTGGACTTTGCTCGCCACAAGTGGCCTCTGCTCTTCTCTCGATTCTATGAAGCCTTCAAGTTCTCTG GTCCAAGTTTACCCAAAAATGAACTCATCGTCGCCGTCAACTGGACCGGCGTTTACTTTGTGGATGAACAGGAACAAGTCCTGCTGGAACTCTCCTTCCCAGAAATCACCGCTGTGTCCAGCAGCAG GGGGGGGAAGTTGCAAAGTCAGAGCTTCACCCTGGCCACCATCAAAGGAGAAGAGTATACCTTCACCTCCAACAATGCCGAGGATATCCGTGACCTGGTGGTGACCTTCTTGGAAGGTCTGAGGAACAGGTCCAAGTTTGTGGTGGCACTACAGGACAGTCCGAACCAGA ATGCTGAACCATCCACGTTCCTGAGTTTCCAGAAGGGAGACCTGATCCTGCTGGACCAGGACACCGGCGAGCATGTTCTTAACTCGGGTTGGGCGCATGGCGTCAATGAGAGGACCAGTCAGAGAGGAGACTTCCCGGCAGACTCGGTCTACGTCTTGCCCACCATGACGCGAGCGCAGCAGGACATTGTG GCGCTGGTGACCATGACGCCGGATCAGAGGCAGCAGTCGGTGAGGGTATCACAGCTTGTTCTGCCTGACAGTGAGGACTCCGTCAAAGCGTACACGCTGGAGGAATTCTCGTATGATTACTTTAG GCCTCCCCCCAAACACACTCTGAGCAGGGTGATGGTGACCAAGAATCGAGGCAAGGACAAATTGTGGAGCTGCACCAGGGAGCCTCTCAAACAGCCACTTCTCAAGAAGGTGCTCCAACACGAGGAGCTCGCTCAGGAGGCCTGCATGGCCTTTGTTG CTGTGATGAAGTACATGGGCGACTACCCATCCAAGCGCACGCGCTCGGTCAACGAGTTGACGGACCAGATCTTCGAGGGCGCGCTCAAGGCCGAAGCCCTGAAGGACGAGATTTTATGCCAGATCATCAAGCAGCTAACAGACAACCACGTCAA GTACAGCGAGGAGAAAGGTTGGGAGCTCCTGTGGCTGTGCAGCGGCCTCTTTCCTCCCAGCAACGTGCTGCTGCCGCATGTCCAGCGCTTCTTGCAGTCCAAAAAACAGCACCCGCTCGCCGCCGACTGCATGCAGCGGCTGCACAAAGCCTTACG CCCAGCTGTCGACTTAAAAAAAGTGAAACGTCTTCAACGCGGCCCAAACGTCATTTGTGGTTGCCATGGTCACAGAAACGGGTCCAGGAAGTACCCCCCTCATCTGGTGGAAGTGGAGGCCATCCAGCACAAGACCACGCAGATCTTCCACAAGGTTTACTTCCCCGACGACACGGACGAG gcctttgaGGTGGAGTCCAGCACCAAAGCCAAGGACTTCTGTCAGAACATCTCCACCAGACTGCTGCTCAAATCGCCAGAAGGCTTCAGCCTCTTTGTCAAGATCTCCGACAAG GTGATCAGTGTTCCGGAGGGAGACTTCTTCTTTGACTTTGTCCGGCATCTGACTGACTGGATCAAGAAATCGCGGCCAGTGAAAGACG GAGCGGTTCCCTCTCTGACCTATCAGGTGTTCTTCATGAAGAAGTTGTGGACCAGCACCGTTCCGGGGAAGGACTCGTTCGCCGACTCCATCTTCCACTACTACCAG GAGCTTCCCAAATACCTGCGTGGATACCACAAGTGTTCCCGGGACGAAGTCTTCCAGCTGGCGGCGCTCATCTACCGTGTCAAGTTTGAGGACGACAAGTCCCACTTTCCCGCCATTCCCAAGACGCTGCGCGAGCTGCTCCCTCACCATCTCATCCGACAAATGTCCCCGGACGACTGGAAGAGG TCCGTGGTGGCCTTCTTCAACAAGCAAGCCGGCAAATCCAGAGAAGAAGCCAAGCTGATGTTTCTTAAAATCATCTACAAATGGCCGACATTTGGCTCCGCCTTCTTTGAAGTCAAG CAAACCACGGAGCCAAACTACCCGGAGATCCTCCTGATCGCCATCAACAAACATGGCGTCAGCCTCATCGACCCGAAGAGCAAG GACGTTCTGGTCACACATCCCTTCACCAAAATCTCCAACTGGAGCAGCGGGAACACGTACTTCCACATCACCATCGGAAACCTCGTCAGGGGAAGCAAACTCCTCTGCGAGACCTCCCTG GGCTACAAGATGGACGACCTGCTGACATCATACATCAGCCAGATGTTGACCGCCATGAACAAGCAGCGGTCCGATGGCACGCACACCAAGTGA